One stretch of Amphiura filiformis unplaced genomic scaffold, Afil_fr2py scaffold_39, whole genome shotgun sequence DNA includes these proteins:
- the LOC140144079 gene encoding splicing factor 3B subunit 6-like — protein sequence MAMQRRQNVRLPPEVNRILYVRNLPYKITAEEMYDIFGKYGAIRQIRIGTQPDTKGTAYVIYEDIFDAKNACDHLSGFNVCGRYLVVLYYQSNRAFKKVDQTKKQAELDKMKAKYGLSTPEVNK from the exons GTTCGACTTCCTCCTGAGGTCAATCGCATTCTGTATGTGAGGAATCTACCGTACAAAATCACAGCAGAGGAGATGTATGATATCTTTGGAAAGTATGGGGCCATCAGACAAATTAGAAT AGGTACCCAACCAGACACAAAAGGTACAGCATACGTCATCTATGAAGACATCTTTGATGCCAAGAACGCTTGCGATCATTTATCGGGTTTTAACGTGTGCGGCAGATACCTCGTTGTCTTGTATTATCAATCAAATAGA GCATTCAAGAAGGTGgaccaaacaaagaaacaggCAGAGTTGGACAAAATGAAAGCAAAATATGGACTCAGTACACCGGAAGTAAACAAATGA